One genomic window of Glycine soja cultivar W05 chromosome 9, ASM419377v2, whole genome shotgun sequence includes the following:
- the LOC114367680 gene encoding IQ domain-containing protein IQM1-like — protein MGLSLSLLSSAWEEIVRHSLFGLSLNFTFGSKDGAMILRSGSFKIRESETTSKGASTTNFSSKLTDCRPEHMVLEPNLSCIKDMEIMESKSSEQQLQHQPVPVLSLPKEVVFSSPRPVSELDAAATKLQKVYKSYRTRRNLADCAVVVEELWWKALDFASLKRSSVSFFDVEKHETAVSRWTRAKTRAAKVGKGLSKDDKAQKLALQHWLEAIDPRHRYGHNLHMYYDTWFESQSTQPFFYWLDVGDGKEINLEKCPRTTLQRQCIKYLGPKEREEYEVIVEKGKLVYKQDGRFVDTNGNSKWIFVLSTTRSLYVGRKQKGAFQHSSFLAGAATTAAGRLVAQQGVLEAIWPYSGHYHPTEENFKEFISFLDEHKVDLSNVKKCAVDDDAPSIVGSNSFIDINESQQINEGPTVSSSNNVNNNGITINATFNKEIEKKVVATVFDVPKRLTCKWSTGAGPRIGCVRDYPGHLQIRALEHVNLSPRPASARPYSYGPIPSPRPSPKVRMSPRLAYMGLPSPRTSIPATS, from the exons ATGGGATTATCACTTTCCTTACTCTCATCAGCCTGGGAAGAAATCGTTAGACATTCACTATTTGGTCTGTCTTTGAACTTCACTTTTGGTTCCAAAGATGGGGCTATGATTTTGAGATCAGGTAGCTTCAAGATAAGAGAATCAGAAACTACTTCAAAGGGTGCCTCTACCACCAACTTTTCAAGCAAATTGACGGATTGCAGGCCCGAACACATGGTCCTCGAACCAAACCTTTCGTGCATTAAAGATATGGAGATCATGGAATCAAAGAGCAGTGAACAACAATTGCAGCACCAGCCTGTCCCTGTTCTCTCTCTGCCTAAAGAAGTGGTTTTCTCTTCGCCAAGACCGGTTAGTGAGCTTGATGCTGCGGCTACTAAGCTTCAAAAAGTCTACAAGAGTTACCGCACTAGAAGAAACCTTGCAGATTGTGCTGTTGTGGTGGAAGAACTCTG GTGGAAGGCATTAGACTTTGCTTCTCTTAAACGGAGCTCTGTTTCATTCTTTGATGTGGAGAAACACGAAACCGCCGTGTCACGGTGGACAAGAGCAAAGACAAGAGCAGCTAAG GTTGGAAAAGGTTTGTCTAAGGATGATAAGGCACAAAAATTGGCCTTGCAACATTGGCTCGAAGCT ATTGACCCACGTCATCGCTATGGGCACAATTTGCACATGTATTACGATACTTGGTTTGAAAGCCAAAGCACCCAACCATTTTTCTACTG GTTGGATGTTGGAGATGGTAAAGAAATAAATCTTGAGAAATGCCCAAGGACCACCCTTCAACGCCAGTGCATTAAATATCTAGGACCA AAAGAAAGGGAAGAGTATGAAGTAATTGTTGAAAAAGGGAAGCTGGTGTACAAACAAGATGGGAGGTTTGTGGATACTAATGGAAATTCCAAATGGATATTTGTTCTTAGCACAACAAGGTCCTTGTATGTGGGGCGCAAGCAGAAGGGTGCATTTCAACACTCTAGCTTTCTAGCTGGGGCTGCTACAACAGCTGCAGGAAGATTGGTGGCTCAGCAAGGTGTACTTGAG GCTATTTGGCCATACAGCGGTCACTATCACCCCACAGAAGAGAACTTCAAAGAATTCATAAGCTTTCTTGACGAGCACAAGGTGGACCTTTCTAATGTCAAG AAATGTGCCGTAGATGACGATGCTCCTTCAATTGTTGGGTCCAATTCATTTATTGACATTAATGAATCACAACAAATTAATGAGGGTCCCACTGTCTCTTCTTCCAATAATGTCAACAACAATGGCATCACCATTAATGCAACATTTAACAAAGAGATTGAAAAGAAGGTGGTGGCCACAGTTTTTGACGTGCCCAAGAGGCTAACATGCAAGTGGTCTACTGGGGCAGGTCCCAGGATCGGGTGTGTGCGTGACTACCCTGGACACCTTCAAATAAGGGCCTTGGAGCATGTTAACCTATCTCCAAGGCCTGCTTCTGCACGCCCATATAGTTATGGCCCAATTCCTTCTCCAAGGCCCAGCCCAAAAGTTAGAATGTCTCCAAGGCTTGCTTACATGGGCTTGCCCAGCCCACGCACCTCAATTCCTGCCACAAGTTAA